A window of Citrus sinensis cultivar Valencia sweet orange chromosome 7, DVS_A1.0, whole genome shotgun sequence contains these coding sequences:
- the LOC102625664 gene encoding protein MRG1 isoform X3, which yields MVSNRVLDLEKSLLSLGHLANSWDEWVGVDRLLKHTEENVMKQQALQKKQGADRSSKSGRSAQTKQKSSTDVKVEKEDIKSYVAKGKKRKSDSGTEKDNVSVEKLVKIQIPSTLKKQLVDDWEFVNQQDKLVKLPRLPNVDDILTKYLQYRSKKDGMMTDSIGEILKGIRCYFDKALPVMLLYKKERQQYHDLVVDNVSPSTIYGAEHLLRLFVKLPELLAYVNIEDETLIRLQQKMIDFLKFMQKNQSTFFLSAYDGSRVSEGKGKGKDE from the exons ATGGTGAGCAACAGAGTGCTTGATTTGGAG AAATCATTACTATCGCTTGGACATCTTGCCAACAGTTGGGACGAGTGGGTAGGTGTGGACCGGTTGCTGAAACATACTGAAGAGAATGTCATGAAGCAGCAAGCCCTTCAAAAAAAACAAGGTGCAGACAGGAGTTCAAAGTCTGGACGGTCAGCTCAGACTAAGCAAAAAAGTTCTACCG ATGTGAAGGTGGAGAAAGAGGACATCAAAAGCTATG TGGCAAAAGGGAAGAAGCGAAAGAGTGACTCAGGCACAGAG aAGGACAACGTATCTGTAGAAAAGCTTGTCAAGATCCAAATCCCTTCTACACTAAAGAAGCAGCTTGTTGACGATTGGGAATTTGTTAATCAGCAGGACAAG CTTGTTAAACTTCCACGTTTGCCAaatgttgatgatattttgacgAAGTACCTTCAATACAGGTCAAAGAAGGATGGCAT GATGACTGATTCAATTGGAGAAATCTTGAAAGGCATTAGATGTTACTTCGACAAAGCATTGCCTGTGATGCTCCTTTACAAGAAAGAGCGCCAACAGTATCATGATTTAGTTGTGGATAATGTTTCTCCATCAACCATTTATGGTGCTGAACATTTGCTACGCCTCTTTG TTAAGTTGCCTGAGCTATTGGCATATGTCAACATCGAAGATGAAACACTTATCCGCTTGCAGCAGAAAATGATTGACTTTCTCAA GTTTATGCAGAAAAATCAGAgtactttctttctttctgctTACGATGGGTCGAGAGTTTCTGAAGGTAAAGGCAAAGGAAAAGATGAGTAA
- the LOC102625664 gene encoding protein MRG1 isoform X4: MGWNKNWDEWVGVDRLLKHTEENVMKQQALQKKQGADRSSKSGRSAQTKQKSSTDVKVEKEDIKSYVAKGKKRKSDSGTEKDNVSVEKLVKIQIPSTLKKQLVDDWEFVNQQDKLVKLPRLPNVDDILTKYLQYRSKKDGMMTDSIGEILKGIRCYFDKALPVMLLYKKERQQYHDLVVDNVSPSTIYGAEHLLRLFVKLPELLAYVNIEDETLIRLQQKMIDFLKFMQKNQSTFFLSAYDGSRVSEGKGKGKDE, from the exons ATG GGTTGGAACAAAAA TTGGGACGAGTGGGTAGGTGTGGACCGGTTGCTGAAACATACTGAAGAGAATGTCATGAAGCAGCAAGCCCTTCAAAAAAAACAAGGTGCAGACAGGAGTTCAAAGTCTGGACGGTCAGCTCAGACTAAGCAAAAAAGTTCTACCG ATGTGAAGGTGGAGAAAGAGGACATCAAAAGCTATG TGGCAAAAGGGAAGAAGCGAAAGAGTGACTCAGGCACAGAG aAGGACAACGTATCTGTAGAAAAGCTTGTCAAGATCCAAATCCCTTCTACACTAAAGAAGCAGCTTGTTGACGATTGGGAATTTGTTAATCAGCAGGACAAG CTTGTTAAACTTCCACGTTTGCCAaatgttgatgatattttgacgAAGTACCTTCAATACAGGTCAAAGAAGGATGGCAT GATGACTGATTCAATTGGAGAAATCTTGAAAGGCATTAGATGTTACTTCGACAAAGCATTGCCTGTGATGCTCCTTTACAAGAAAGAGCGCCAACAGTATCATGATTTAGTTGTGGATAATGTTTCTCCATCAACCATTTATGGTGCTGAACATTTGCTACGCCTCTTTG TTAAGTTGCCTGAGCTATTGGCATATGTCAACATCGAAGATGAAACACTTATCCGCTTGCAGCAGAAAATGATTGACTTTCTCAA GTTTATGCAGAAAAATCAGAgtactttctttctttctgctTACGATGGGTCGAGAGTTTCTGAAGGTAAAGGCAAAGGAAAAGATGAGTAA
- the LOC102625664 gene encoding protein MRG1 isoform X1, producing MATLRAETRLRPIPASSPRASESSPIMVLASTKPRFKKLSFGKKSGDTMFTTLVGTKRIQKSLLSLGHLANSWDEWVGVDRLLKHTEENVMKQQALQKKQGADRSSKSGRSAQTKQKSSTDVKVEKEDIKSYVAKGKKRKSDSGTEKDNVSVEKLVKIQIPSTLKKQLVDDWEFVNQQDKLVKLPRLPNVDDILTKYLQYRSKKDGMMTDSIGEILKGIRCYFDKALPVMLLYKKERQQYHDLVVDNVSPSTIYGAEHLLRLFVKLPELLAYVNIEDETLIRLQQKMIDFLKFMQKNQSTFFLSAYDGSRVSEGKGKGKDE from the exons ATGGCGACACTTCGAGCAGAGACACGCCTCCGTCCAATTCCAGCCTCTTCTCCGAGGGCGAGCGAGTCCTCGCCTATCATGGTCCTTGCATCTACGAAGCCAAg GTTCAAAAAGCTGAGCTTCGGAAAAAAGAGTGGAGATACTATGTTCACTACCTT GGTTGGAACAAAAA GGATACAGAAATCATTACTATCGCTTGGACATCTTGCCAACAGTTGGGACGAGTGGGTAGGTGTGGACCGGTTGCTGAAACATACTGAAGAGAATGTCATGAAGCAGCAAGCCCTTCAAAAAAAACAAGGTGCAGACAGGAGTTCAAAGTCTGGACGGTCAGCTCAGACTAAGCAAAAAAGTTCTACCG ATGTGAAGGTGGAGAAAGAGGACATCAAAAGCTATG TGGCAAAAGGGAAGAAGCGAAAGAGTGACTCAGGCACAGAG aAGGACAACGTATCTGTAGAAAAGCTTGTCAAGATCCAAATCCCTTCTACACTAAAGAAGCAGCTTGTTGACGATTGGGAATTTGTTAATCAGCAGGACAAG CTTGTTAAACTTCCACGTTTGCCAaatgttgatgatattttgacgAAGTACCTTCAATACAGGTCAAAGAAGGATGGCAT GATGACTGATTCAATTGGAGAAATCTTGAAAGGCATTAGATGTTACTTCGACAAAGCATTGCCTGTGATGCTCCTTTACAAGAAAGAGCGCCAACAGTATCATGATTTAGTTGTGGATAATGTTTCTCCATCAACCATTTATGGTGCTGAACATTTGCTACGCCTCTTTG TTAAGTTGCCTGAGCTATTGGCATATGTCAACATCGAAGATGAAACACTTATCCGCTTGCAGCAGAAAATGATTGACTTTCTCAA GTTTATGCAGAAAAATCAGAgtactttctttctttctgctTACGATGGGTCGAGAGTTTCTGAAGGTAAAGGCAAAGGAAAAGATGAGTAA
- the LOC102625664 gene encoding protein MRG1 isoform X2 has translation MGSSSKDDTGSDGDTSSRDTPPSNSSLFSEGERVLAYHGPCIYEAKVQKAELRKKEWRYYVHYLGWNKNWDEWVGVDRLLKHTEENVMKQQALQKKQGADRSSKSGRSAQTKQKSSTDVKVEKEDIKSYVAKGKKRKSDSGTEKDNVSVEKLVKIQIPSTLKKQLVDDWEFVNQQDKLVKLPRLPNVDDILTKYLQYRSKKDGMMTDSIGEILKGIRCYFDKALPVMLLYKKERQQYHDLVVDNVSPSTIYGAEHLLRLFVKLPELLAYVNIEDETLIRLQQKMIDFLKFMQKNQSTFFLSAYDGSRVSEGKGKGKDE, from the exons ATGGGAAGCTCATCGAAGGACGATACCGGCAGCGATGGCGACACTTCGAGCAGAGACACGCCTCCGTCCAATTCCAGCCTCTTCTCCGAGGGCGAGCGAGTCCTCGCCTATCATGGTCCTTGCATCTACGAAGCCAAg GTTCAAAAAGCTGAGCTTCGGAAAAAAGAGTGGAGATACTATGTTCACTACCTT GGTTGGAACAAAAA TTGGGACGAGTGGGTAGGTGTGGACCGGTTGCTGAAACATACTGAAGAGAATGTCATGAAGCAGCAAGCCCTTCAAAAAAAACAAGGTGCAGACAGGAGTTCAAAGTCTGGACGGTCAGCTCAGACTAAGCAAAAAAGTTCTACCG ATGTGAAGGTGGAGAAAGAGGACATCAAAAGCTATG TGGCAAAAGGGAAGAAGCGAAAGAGTGACTCAGGCACAGAG aAGGACAACGTATCTGTAGAAAAGCTTGTCAAGATCCAAATCCCTTCTACACTAAAGAAGCAGCTTGTTGACGATTGGGAATTTGTTAATCAGCAGGACAAG CTTGTTAAACTTCCACGTTTGCCAaatgttgatgatattttgacgAAGTACCTTCAATACAGGTCAAAGAAGGATGGCAT GATGACTGATTCAATTGGAGAAATCTTGAAAGGCATTAGATGTTACTTCGACAAAGCATTGCCTGTGATGCTCCTTTACAAGAAAGAGCGCCAACAGTATCATGATTTAGTTGTGGATAATGTTTCTCCATCAACCATTTATGGTGCTGAACATTTGCTACGCCTCTTTG TTAAGTTGCCTGAGCTATTGGCATATGTCAACATCGAAGATGAAACACTTATCCGCTTGCAGCAGAAAATGATTGACTTTCTCAA GTTTATGCAGAAAAATCAGAgtactttctttctttctgctTACGATGGGTCGAGAGTTTCTGAAGGTAAAGGCAAAGGAAAAGATGAGTAA
- the LOC127903736 gene encoding PAMP-induced secreted peptide 2, producing the protein MATAIKSLSLFLVLLLLLPMSFSFFGTEAARPINISMSKNYMSDGLEGLFDGLYLEAIKRSGPSPGVGHKYNDRNTYGDMKQSGPSPGEGHKLTDNHTLGSIKQSGPSPGAGHK; encoded by the coding sequence ATGGCAACCGCAATCAAATCTCTTAGCTTATTTTtggttcttcttcttcttcttccaatGAGTTTTAGTTTCTTTGGGACAGAAGCCGCCCGCCCCATCAACATATCCATGTCAAAGAACTATATGAGTGATGGGCTAGAGGGTTTGTTTGATGGATTATATCTTGAAGCAATCAAGAGATCCGGGCCGAGTCCCGGTGTAGGACACAAGTATAACGACAGGAATACTTACGGAGACATGAAACAGTCGGGTCCAAGCCCCGGTGAAGGACACAAGTTGACGGACAATCATACTCTAGGAAGCATTAAGCAGTCGGGTCCAAGCCCTGGTGCAGGTCACAAGTAA
- the LOC102626343 gene encoding probable cadmium/zinc-transporting ATPase HMA1, chloroplastic codes for METTLLHSTIHVASFPSPTRSIRLKRVNSLKPTLSFTHPVIRFNFKPLNYRPVNCLSHPHINHQHHYHDHHHHHRHNDCSELSGPQKAVIKFAKATRWLDLANFLREHLQLCCCAAALFLAAAACPYLLPKPAIKPLQNAFLAVAFPLVGVSASLDALTDIAGGKVNIHVLMAFAAFASIFMGNSLEGGLLLAMFNLAHIAEEFFTSRAMVDVKELKENYPDSVLVLNVDDDNLPDVSDLAYRSVPVHDVEVGSYILVGAGEAVPVDCEVYQGTATITIEHLTGEVKPLEAKVGDRIPGGARNLDGRMILKATKTWKESTLNRIVQLTEEAQLNKPKLERWLDEFGEQYSKVVVVLSLAIALIGPFLFKWSFIGTSACRGSVYRALGLMVAASPCALAVAPLAYATAISSCARKGILLKGGQVLDALASCHTIAFDKTGTLTTGGLMFKAIEPIYGHWIRSKKTHDISCCIPNCEKEALAVAAAMEKGTTHPIGRAVVDHSIGKDLPSVSIDRFEYFPGRGLTATVNGIESGTEGGKELKASLGSVDFITSLCKSEDESRKIKEAVNGSSYGRGFVHAALSVNEKVTLIHLEDRPRPGVSDVIAELKDHARLRVMMLTGDHESSAQRVANAVGINEVYCSLKPEDKLNHVKRTSRDMGGGLIMVGEGINDAPALAAATVGIVLAQRASATAIAVADVLLLRNNISGVPFCVAKSRQTTSLVKQNVALALSCIILASLPSVLGFLPLWLTVLLHEGGTLVVCLNSVRALNDPSWSWRQDIQHLINQFKSKHSVLQKKDARSNTMPAASL; via the exons ATGGAAACAACTCTTCTTCATTCAACCATCCACGTCGCGAGTTTCCCGTCTCCGACTCGCTCCATACGACTCAAACGAGTCAACTCACTCAAACCAACTCTTAGCTTCACTCATCCCGTAATTCGCTTCAATTTTAAACCTCTCAATTACCGACCAGTTAATTGCCTATCTCATCCTCACATTAATCACCAGCACCACTATCacgatcatcatcatcatcaccgtCACAATGATTGTTCGGAGCTGAGCGGACCACAGAAAGCGGTTATTAAATTTGCTAAAGCAACTAGATGGTTAGATTTGGCGAATTTTTTGAGAGAGCACCTGCAGCTTTGTTGCTGTGCCGCGGCACTGTTTCTAGCTGCTGCTGCTTGTCCTTATTTGTTACCGAAACCAGCGATTAAGCCTCTACAAAATGCATTTCTCGCCGTTGCTTTTCCTCTTGTTGGC GTCTCAGCATCCCTTGATGCTCTAACTGATATTGCTGGTGGGAAAGTAAACATTCATGTGCTAATGGCTTTTGCAGCCTTTGCATCAATATTTATGGGAAACTCCTTGGAAGGAGGATTACTTCTTGCAATGTTCAATCTGGCCCACATTG CTGAAGAGTTTTTCACTAGCCGCGCAATGGTAGATGTTAAGGAgctgaaagaaaattatccaGATTCTGTCCTTGTGCTAAATGTTGATGATGACAACCTACCAGATGTCTCTGATTTAGCATATAGAAGTGTACCCGTGCATGATGTGGAAGTTGGCTCATATATTTTGGTTGGCGCTGGCGAG GCTGTGCCTGTTGATTGTGAAGTTTATCAAGGTACTGCAACAATTACTATTGAACACTTGACTGGGGAAGTCAAGCCACTAGAGGCTAAGGTTGGAGACAGGATTCCTGGTGGTGCAAGGAATTTGGATGGTAGAATGATCCTGaag GCAACAAAGACATGGAAAGAGTCCACACTTAATAGAATTGTGCAATTGACTGAGGAAGCACAATTGAACAAGCCGAAGCTTGAAAGGTGGTTGGATGAATTTGGTGAGCAATACAGTAAGGTGGTAGTTGTTTTATCACTGGCTATTGCTCTTATTGGGCCATTTCTTTTCAAGTGGTCATTTATCGGCACTTCAG CATGCAGAGGATCAGTCTACAGAGCATTGGGGCTCATGGTGGCTGCATCACCATGTGCCTTGGCTGTAGCTCCCTTGGCCTATGCTACTGCAATTAGCTCCTGTGCAAGAAAG GGGATACTGCTTAAAGGTGGACAAGTATTAGATGCTTTAGCATCTTGCCACACTATTGCATTTGACAAAACTGGAACATTAACAACTGGGGGCCTTATGTTCAAAGCAATTGAACCAATTTATGGGCATTGGATTCGAAGCAAGAAGACACATGACATCTCCTGTTGCATTCCCAATTGTGAAAAAGAAGCCCTTGCAGTAGCAGCCGCCATGGAAAAGGGTACTACCCACCCTATTGGAAG AGCTGTGGTTGACCATAGTATAGGCAAGGACCTTCCTTCTGTATCAATTGACCGTTTTGAGTATTTTCCTGGTCGAGGTCTCACAGCAACTGTAAATGGCATTGAG TCAGGAACTGAAGGGGGTAAAGAATTGAAAGCATCTCTGGGTTCTGTAGATTTTATAACTTCTCTCTGTAAATCTGAAGATGAATCAAGAAAGATCAAGGAAGCTGTGAATGGTTCTTCTTATGGAAGGGGCTTTGTTCATGCTGCTCTTTCTGTTAATGAAAAG GTAACATTGATTCACCTCGAGGATAGGCCTCGCCCAGGAGTTTCAGATGTTATAGCAGAATTAAAAGATCATGCAAGATTACGTGTGATGATGTTAACTGGTGACCATGAGTCTAGTGCGCAGAGAGTAGCAAATGCTGTTGGCATCAATGAAGTTTACTGCAGCCTGAAGCCTGAGGATAAGCTCAATCATGTGAAGAGGACCTCCAGGGATATGG GAGGAGGTTTGATCATGGTTGGTGAAGGCATTAATGATGCGCCAGCACTCGCAGCTGCAACTGTGGGAATTGTTCTTGCTCAACGGGCTAGTGCAACTGCTATAGCTGTTGCAGATGTCTTGCTCCTGCGGAACAATATCTCTGGTGTCCCATTCTGTGTTGCCAAGTCTCGCCAAACAACTTCGCTG GTCAAGCAGAATGTAGCCCTTGCTTTATCCTGTATAATTTTGGCATCTCTTCCATCGGTCTTGGGATTTTTACCCCTTTGGTTGACG GTTCTTTTACATGAAGGCGGCACTCTTGTTGTTTGCCTCAATTCAGTACGTGCTCTAAATGACCCGTCGTGGTCCTGGCGACAGGATATACAACATCTCATCAACCAATTTAAATCTAAGCATTCTGTGCTGCAGAAAAAGGATGCTAGATCAAATACCATGCCGGCTGCATCTTTGTAA